A DNA window from Bdellovibrio sp. BCCA contains the following coding sequences:
- a CDS encoding alpha-2-macroglobulin family protein: MKHVILSLSVLLFFPFIANSKEQIKDFNGVIPEPINKVDEPLSQLRIKFPSTIDKSKNGEKEIFKVMCSPALQGYPSWADNDTIWTYNFKTSEDKDAAGETVGGTKCDVVQLEDIAASSGTVWKAGTIHYSVTVSGPNVKEVYAARGFQGTLREKEAVLLLVFDGPVDRTKFFAEQNGYLNYLSSNAPSEKIPLVPVPPDQVEKIFSYFSSYRYMGVEFKSKNWILATIHQNLIPGAQVGLTVENQASSENSDVRSERKFTREFSVRSEFQAKIQCANPSAKNATCLPKSPITVAMNGHAKWLDVKEAYIDYVPYKSKDGKLVRSYPELNQEVGLWDSIWDILAEYFPFLAKYSDTIVDSVVFNVNIEPETQAKVVLPQGLKDIDNRRLSNAIVEFHIRIGTMSEVIHVPQAVSFFEKNVPNVYLPVGIVNLNQKISIRKTGKDSKVWAPIRNVAEMIHIIRAYETRGSYRSSPNYVSPLDTLGVVNTVVNQQLTGEKNRPLYLQFPFAEAGTSPQSGFYPIEISSPTFEAGHSDSEEERYYNPKYVLAQVTDLAVHLKKGATSNLVWVTRLSNAEPVSGADVEIYNCLGEKVKTLKTDGSGLVSFAREEWATNCNSPESLYSPYLEKDGFYVVAKFADDITLSHSSWTSPNTYALAAPGIDWYYSDITENQPHFHSVIGVNLVKPGQEVPIELIAKIPQAKGFSEVAENQLPTLARISSAEERDVYYELPLTWKNGVANIVWNVPNDSSVKLGRYYVKLLGHNTEDVGVASGDIEVAEFKIPLMSGIMSFPTQALVKPDSIPVNSVIRYANGVGAKNLASDISYYFESTSITNKNLREFTFGNGPVKLSEDESSGDSDPLPTYSRPATIPNLKTADDGSLTRDIAKEILSDGRSVAEVLKTVDRPKKLVARVRYKDQMGEYQTLSQAKDIFNSQEYAGTHLVSGNRNEARLRAAVMDVNQKNITNLKDLELKILRVETKVIGEELYGGLIKNTLERELKSVRWTNSCTMQKQIATCRIGSLRAGNYAFEVKTKTSNQVAHVFFKIGSDGKVYGAGDYYNFGDGEANKQLPLVLNKKQYKDGDRAVVSFSSPFKTCRALVTTERSDVMEAAIVANACEKGFVEVPVRATQAPNTFLSIYAVTGRAPTTTLKPGEMDLGRPTYRLGYANMKVNWSHFQSKVAVKLNKEKYEPGEAVEGQVLVKAQEGSLGSGTVTLVAIEEKILELKANDTYKILEALMQLRGHSVETVTPLEKIETVTSNENADIPSENSRKGGDEGGDGSAKADFKRRLFNALVSFQPGIPVVNGVAKFSFATNDSLTRFKVFAIATDSSQKFGTGEATYFTEKDTQAYSNIPSVAHHGDSYPVKITIQNNGAKSAKYKTEVEVIVKDSNGKEIARKTLTKQTEIKPSSSETVDVGDLAISDEAGRIEYVVNVYDENGNLVDSMEPEAQVILPSVPLAIHNSFIVQMENDSFMRELHKEATALPQKGEIRVSLSNSLVNGALKQIQERVSQDTFADFFIESQFYKALLNSSEAKPEEIKKVLNMLLGYTDLNGFVKYYPQARRGSVWLTANILNALQEEPWALKYVPTALNEKLKGAVSQVLTKSVDPVYVGKEPLDWVRTQAVMGRSAFAFKDQNLQASAKAVSVTIATELQKNPAVYGPTVDKWTNSDLVNVWLLQVFATPEMAMSSPFYMQLTEPSRLIYTGNTAQLKGAPSYGWFYSDETIETAFLLLGHARLHGDRNRARSLSVGLVNLNTSAWYNTVTMMSVAQSLKVFAKAYEAEAVIGSSVISIPEQQAHGSVDWSRTSGVELKTPWIQTQATVQVTHAGEGNPWVGVQGLTAVPLTEPRGQGLSIEKEIRNVTRDSGFQSGDVIEVTLRIHSSGDVNNVAMQDPIPAGSNILSEAYGYYSSGQKGYSGYKFYFERLFSGSTTVKYQYQLNNPGIFKLPPTRAEGLYAPSIFGETPNATMTVK, encoded by the coding sequence ATGAAGCACGTGATCTTAAGTTTAAGTGTCCTTTTGTTTTTTCCATTTATTGCAAATTCGAAAGAACAAATCAAAGATTTCAACGGAGTAATTCCGGAACCGATCAACAAAGTCGATGAACCTCTTTCGCAGTTGAGAATCAAATTTCCATCGACAATTGATAAAAGCAAAAACGGTGAGAAAGAAATTTTCAAGGTGATGTGCTCGCCAGCGCTGCAAGGTTATCCAAGCTGGGCTGATAACGACACCATCTGGACTTATAATTTTAAAACCTCTGAAGATAAAGACGCCGCAGGTGAAACGGTCGGCGGTACAAAATGTGATGTCGTTCAGCTAGAGGACATTGCCGCCAGCAGCGGAACTGTCTGGAAGGCCGGAACGATTCATTACTCTGTGACTGTCAGCGGCCCCAACGTCAAAGAAGTCTATGCCGCACGCGGTTTTCAGGGAACGCTTCGTGAAAAAGAGGCGGTCCTACTTTTGGTTTTTGATGGTCCGGTAGATCGCACGAAGTTCTTTGCGGAACAAAACGGATACTTAAACTATCTCAGTTCCAATGCACCGAGTGAGAAAATTCCGTTGGTCCCAGTGCCTCCGGATCAAGTTGAAAAGATATTTTCCTATTTTAGCAGCTATCGCTACATGGGCGTGGAATTTAAATCCAAAAACTGGATCTTGGCGACCATTCATCAGAACCTGATCCCTGGGGCGCAGGTAGGTCTGACAGTTGAAAATCAAGCGAGCAGTGAAAACAGTGATGTTCGTTCCGAGAGAAAGTTCACAAGAGAATTTTCTGTTCGAAGCGAATTCCAAGCAAAAATCCAGTGCGCTAATCCCAGCGCAAAGAATGCCACTTGTTTACCAAAATCTCCCATAACAGTTGCGATGAATGGTCATGCAAAATGGCTCGACGTTAAAGAAGCTTACATCGATTATGTGCCGTATAAATCCAAAGATGGAAAGCTGGTGCGAAGTTACCCTGAACTCAATCAAGAAGTGGGTCTGTGGGACAGCATCTGGGATATTTTAGCCGAATACTTTCCGTTTCTCGCTAAATACAGCGACACCATTGTTGATTCCGTGGTTTTCAACGTGAATATCGAACCCGAAACTCAGGCGAAGGTGGTATTGCCTCAGGGCCTGAAAGATATCGACAATCGTCGTCTTTCAAATGCCATTGTCGAGTTTCACATCCGCATTGGAACCATGAGTGAAGTGATTCATGTTCCACAAGCGGTTTCCTTTTTTGAAAAGAATGTTCCGAATGTCTATCTCCCAGTCGGCATTGTTAATTTAAATCAAAAAATCTCCATTCGTAAAACCGGCAAAGACAGCAAGGTGTGGGCGCCGATTCGAAATGTCGCAGAGATGATTCATATCATCCGCGCCTATGAAACGCGCGGTTCTTATAGATCTTCGCCCAATTACGTGAGCCCTTTGGATACTTTAGGCGTAGTGAACACGGTCGTAAACCAACAGCTCACCGGAGAAAAAAATCGCCCGTTGTATCTGCAGTTTCCTTTCGCGGAAGCAGGGACGTCCCCTCAAAGTGGTTTTTATCCGATTGAAATTTCAAGTCCCACATTTGAAGCGGGACATTCGGATTCAGAAGAAGAGCGATACTACAATCCGAAGTACGTTCTTGCGCAGGTCACGGATCTTGCCGTTCATCTAAAAAAAGGGGCAACGAGCAATCTTGTTTGGGTCACAAGACTTTCCAACGCGGAACCAGTCAGCGGAGCCGATGTTGAAATTTACAACTGCCTTGGTGAGAAGGTAAAAACTTTAAAAACGGATGGTTCCGGTCTTGTGAGTTTTGCCAGGGAAGAATGGGCCACGAATTGCAACTCTCCTGAATCCCTTTATTCGCCGTATTTAGAGAAAGACGGCTTTTACGTCGTTGCTAAATTTGCTGATGACATCACTCTTTCGCACTCTTCCTGGACAAGTCCCAACACTTACGCGTTGGCGGCCCCCGGGATTGATTGGTACTACAGTGATATCACCGAAAACCAACCGCATTTTCACAGCGTGATAGGTGTGAACCTGGTAAAACCGGGTCAAGAAGTTCCTATCGAGCTCATCGCAAAAATTCCTCAGGCCAAAGGCTTCAGTGAAGTGGCAGAAAACCAGCTTCCGACACTCGCACGAATTTCAAGTGCTGAAGAGCGGGACGTTTACTATGAACTTCCACTGACATGGAAAAACGGTGTTGCAAATATCGTTTGGAATGTCCCTAATGATTCTTCCGTCAAACTAGGTCGTTACTACGTCAAACTTCTTGGTCATAATACTGAAGATGTGGGGGTGGCATCGGGAGATATTGAAGTCGCTGAATTCAAGATTCCGTTGATGTCAGGAATTATGTCGTTCCCAACGCAAGCTCTGGTAAAACCGGATTCTATCCCTGTCAACTCCGTGATCCGTTATGCGAACGGAGTCGGCGCAAAAAATCTGGCGTCTGATATATCTTACTACTTTGAATCAACCTCTATTACGAATAAAAATCTCCGCGAATTCACCTTCGGAAACGGTCCTGTCAAATTGAGCGAAGATGAGAGCAGTGGAGACTCAGATCCGTTACCTACCTACAGTCGTCCCGCTACGATTCCTAATCTAAAGACAGCGGACGATGGTTCGTTGACAAGGGATATCGCCAAAGAAATTCTCAGCGACGGACGTTCTGTCGCTGAAGTTTTAAAAACAGTGGATCGACCTAAAAAACTTGTGGCTCGCGTGCGCTACAAAGATCAAATGGGAGAATATCAAACTCTTTCCCAGGCAAAGGATATTTTTAACTCTCAAGAATATGCCGGTACGCACTTGGTTTCCGGAAATCGCAATGAAGCGCGTCTTCGCGCCGCGGTGATGGATGTGAATCAAAAAAATATCACGAACCTTAAAGATCTTGAGCTTAAGATTCTTCGTGTTGAAACCAAAGTCATTGGTGAAGAACTCTACGGTGGCTTAATTAAAAATACTCTTGAAAGGGAACTAAAGTCTGTTCGTTGGACAAATTCTTGTACAATGCAAAAACAAATCGCCACTTGCCGAATTGGCTCTTTAAGGGCGGGAAATTATGCTTTTGAAGTAAAAACAAAAACTTCAAACCAAGTCGCGCACGTCTTTTTTAAAATCGGAAGCGACGGAAAAGTTTACGGCGCCGGTGATTACTATAACTTCGGCGACGGAGAAGCCAATAAGCAACTTCCTTTGGTATTGAATAAAAAACAATACAAAGATGGAGACCGCGCAGTCGTGAGTTTCTCAAGCCCGTTTAAAACATGCCGAGCTCTGGTCACAACAGAACGCAGTGACGTGATGGAAGCGGCGATTGTTGCAAATGCTTGTGAAAAAGGATTTGTCGAAGTTCCAGTTAGGGCCACGCAAGCTCCGAATACTTTCTTGTCGATTTATGCTGTCACCGGACGAGCGCCGACAACGACGTTAAAACCGGGAGAAATGGATTTAGGCCGTCCCACATACCGTCTTGGTTATGCCAATATGAAAGTCAATTGGAGCCATTTCCAATCCAAAGTGGCGGTGAAGTTGAATAAAGAAAAATACGAGCCAGGTGAAGCGGTGGAAGGCCAAGTCCTGGTCAAAGCTCAAGAAGGATCTCTGGGAAGTGGCACGGTGACACTCGTAGCGATTGAAGAAAAGATTCTTGAACTTAAAGCCAATGACACTTACAAAATTTTAGAGGCCTTAATGCAGCTTCGTGGTCACAGTGTGGAAACGGTGACGCCGCTTGAAAAAATCGAAACGGTCACATCGAATGAAAACGCCGATATCCCAAGTGAAAACTCCCGTAAAGGTGGAGATGAAGGCGGTGACGGAAGTGCGAAGGCAGACTTTAAACGAAGACTGTTCAACGCGTTGGTTTCTTTTCAGCCGGGCATTCCGGTCGTTAATGGTGTCGCAAAATTTTCTTTTGCGACCAATGACAGCCTGACACGCTTTAAAGTCTTCGCCATTGCCACAGATTCCTCGCAAAAATTTGGAACAGGTGAAGCGACTTACTTCACTGAGAAAGACACGCAAGCCTACTCCAATATTCCATCGGTAGCGCATCACGGTGACTCTTATCCCGTTAAAATCACCATTCAAAACAATGGTGCGAAATCGGCGAAATACAAAACCGAAGTGGAAGTGATTGTTAAAGATAGCAATGGCAAAGAAATAGCTCGTAAGACTTTAACAAAACAGACAGAGATTAAGCCATCATCGTCTGAGACTGTGGATGTCGGTGATCTCGCGATTTCTGATGAAGCGGGTCGTATCGAATACGTTGTGAATGTTTACGATGAAAACGGAAACCTCGTGGATAGCATGGAGCCCGAAGCCCAAGTGATTCTGCCGTCTGTTCCTCTTGCGATACATAATTCTTTTATCGTGCAAATGGAAAATGACAGCTTCATGCGGGAACTTCATAAAGAGGCCACAGCTCTTCCTCAAAAAGGCGAGATCCGTGTTTCTTTGTCGAACAGTCTTGTCAATGGAGCTCTTAAACAAATTCAAGAGCGTGTTTCTCAAGATACCTTCGCTGACTTTTTTATCGAGTCTCAGTTCTATAAGGCCTTGCTCAATAGTTCAGAGGCAAAACCCGAAGAGATCAAAAAAGTTCTCAACATGCTCCTTGGATACACGGACCTTAATGGCTTCGTAAAATATTATCCGCAAGCACGTCGCGGAAGTGTGTGGTTGACGGCAAATATCCTGAATGCTCTTCAAGAAGAACCGTGGGCACTCAAATATGTTCCAACAGCTTTAAATGAAAAATTGAAAGGGGCCGTTTCACAAGTTCTTACTAAATCTGTAGATCCTGTGTACGTCGGTAAGGAACCTCTGGATTGGGTGCGCACCCAAGCTGTAATGGGGCGAAGTGCTTTCGCTTTCAAAGATCAAAACCTGCAAGCCTCTGCCAAAGCCGTGAGTGTGACGATTGCAACGGAGCTGCAAAAAAATCCCGCAGTGTACGGGCCCACGGTTGATAAGTGGACGAACAGTGATCTCGTGAATGTCTGGCTCTTGCAGGTTTTTGCAACGCCAGAGATGGCAATGAGTTCACCGTTCTATATGCAACTGACGGAACCTTCTCGTCTGATTTACACGGGAAACACAGCGCAACTCAAGGGCGCTCCCAGTTACGGCTGGTTCTATTCAGATGAAACAATAGAAACGGCCTTTCTTTTGTTAGGACATGCTCGTTTGCACGGAGACAGAAATAGAGCAAGAAGCCTTTCTGTGGGGCTTGTAAATCTCAACACGAGTGCTTGGTATAACACGGTAACTATGATGTCCGTAGCGCAAAGCCTTAAAGTCTTTGCGAAAGCGTATGAGGCTGAAGCCGTGATAGGCTCTTCGGTGATTTCGATCCCTGAACAACAAGCCCATGGTTCCGTGGACTGGAGTCGCACAAGTGGCGTTGAACTAAAAACTCCTTGGATTCAGACACAAGCCACAGTGCAAGTCACTCACGCAGGTGAAGGAAATCCGTGGGTGGGTGTTCAAGGTTTGACGGCAGTGCCATTGACAGAGCCACGCGGTCAGGGGCTTTCCATTGAAAAAGAGATTCGTAACGTCACCCGAGATTCAGGATTTCAATCCGGCGACGTGATCGAAGTGACTTTAAGAATTCATTCAAGCGGTGATGTGAACAATGTAGCGATGCAAGATCCTATTCCTGCCGGAAGTAATATTTTAAGTGAAGCTTATGGTTACTATAGCTCCGGCCAAAAAGGTTATTCGGGATACAAGTTTTATTTCGAACGGCTTTTTTCAGGTAGCACGACGGTGAAATACCAATATCAGCTTAACAATCCAGGAATCTTCAAACTTCCGCCTACACGCGCAGAGGGTTTGTATGCGCCAAGTATTTTTGGTGAAACACCGAATGCGACTATGACGGTGAAATAG
- a CDS encoding TIGR02147 family protein encodes MLIEHMKRTFAERCRKNSSYSLRAFSRSLGMDSSTVSAILKGKRPLTIKTAQKIVEGLNITNPVEAQALIMSTFVKEENEAVPNYSELAMESAEAISSWQHFAILALLEIKDFKGQERNISERLNIPFGIVSECLVRLEKLSLIENKNGLWQLTGKNMATPSQIPSAALREGHRQYISKALHSLEADPVEARDISGITMAISKSRLPEAKVMIQDFRRRLSTYLEDGERDAVYRLNIQLFPLSQEKKS; translated from the coding sequence ATGTTGATCGAGCATATGAAACGCACCTTTGCTGAACGCTGTCGGAAGAACTCTTCCTATTCCTTGCGAGCTTTTTCACGTTCGCTGGGAATGGATTCTTCCACGGTGTCAGCGATTCTGAAAGGCAAGCGTCCGCTCACAATCAAAACGGCGCAAAAAATCGTCGAGGGTTTAAATATCACGAATCCCGTTGAGGCGCAGGCCCTGATCATGAGCACCTTCGTGAAAGAAGAAAATGAAGCTGTTCCTAATTACAGTGAACTTGCGATGGAAAGTGCCGAAGCGATTTCATCTTGGCAGCACTTTGCGATTTTAGCTTTGCTTGAAATTAAAGATTTCAAAGGACAAGAGAGAAATATTTCAGAACGCCTCAATATTCCTTTTGGAATTGTTTCTGAATGTTTGGTGCGTTTAGAAAAGTTGAGTCTTATTGAAAATAAAAACGGTCTTTGGCAGCTCACAGGAAAAAATATGGCAACACCTTCGCAAATTCCTTCAGCGGCATTGAGAGAGGGACATAGACAATACATTTCCAAAGCCTTGCATTCTTTAGAGGCTGATCCCGTCGAAGCCCGAGATATCAGCGGCATCACAATGGCGATTTCAAAATCGCGTTTGCCGGAAGCCAAAGTGATGATCCAGGATTTTCGCCGTCGTTTGTCTACCTACTTAGAAGACGGGGAAAGAGACGCCGTCTATCGACTCAATATCCAACTTTTTCCTCTTTCACAGGAGAAAAAATCATGA
- a CDS encoding S1 family peptidase has protein sequence MMSKLLRASALVLSLSALAACSSGGGGSEDLKVEPANCEINGKSFGIVGGEVLGTGNELSASTVMVVHVNYKDDVSICTGTLIDKDKVLTAAHCISAFGGKSVIAFTNNIDCAAKAKNRTLRPVVKDTYHKDYSYWTKSLENASYDLAILKFTGGIPAGYKVRELPAKDFQPVASDTIVMSGYGNTEEKNQDSGVLRFTTATVSRLVKDFYLALIGSTVSIQNTWMLQQYDNGVCTGDSGGPLYVSSEKGLTLIGVTSMGVDNRATDEKNVRTCHGMALFTDLRPHLDWIRGKMNSL, from the coding sequence ATGATGTCGAAACTCCTCAGAGCCAGCGCACTTGTTCTTTCTCTTTCTGCTCTAGCGGCATGCTCTTCTGGCGGCGGTGGCAGTGAAGATCTTAAAGTTGAACCTGCAAACTGTGAAATCAACGGAAAATCTTTTGGTATTGTTGGCGGCGAAGTTCTTGGAACTGGAAATGAATTGAGTGCCAGCACTGTGATGGTTGTGCACGTCAATTATAAAGATGACGTCAGCATCTGCACAGGCACTCTTATAGATAAAGACAAAGTTTTGACGGCAGCTCATTGTATTTCCGCTTTCGGCGGTAAATCCGTTATTGCGTTCACCAATAATATCGATTGCGCGGCGAAAGCGAAAAACAGAACTCTTCGTCCTGTTGTGAAAGACACCTATCATAAAGATTATTCTTATTGGACGAAGTCCTTGGAAAATGCCTCTTATGATTTGGCAATTTTAAAATTCACCGGAGGCATTCCTGCTGGATACAAGGTGCGCGAGCTTCCTGCAAAAGATTTCCAACCTGTTGCGAGTGATACGATTGTGATGTCTGGCTACGGTAATACGGAAGAAAAAAATCAAGACTCCGGTGTTCTTCGCTTTACAACGGCAACGGTGTCTCGCCTGGTGAAGGATTTCTATTTGGCTTTGATTGGCTCCACTGTTTCTATTCAGAATACCTGGATGCTTCAACAGTATGACAACGGTGTTTGCACAGGAGACTCTGGCGGACCTCTTTATGTGAGTTCTGAAAAAGGATTAACTTTGATTGGCGTGACATCAATGGGCGTCGATAACCGCGCGACAGATGAAAAGAATGTGCGCACTTGTCACGGCATGGCCCTTTTCACAGATCTCAGACCTCATCTTGATTGGATTCGTGGGAAAATGAATTCTCTTTAG
- a CDS encoding GNAT family N-acetyltransferase, with protein MRALIEAIHAEQGLLPQFYWPQDLLGAEMATAEAVGAFENNVLIGFVLYRELPEAFEISLVASHPQYRRRGAMEKVIEHLVNAKGQERELWLEVHEENVPAQKLYEKLGFKEVRRRPRYYKDGATAILYSHS; from the coding sequence ATGCGTGCCTTGATTGAGGCCATTCATGCTGAGCAGGGGTTGCTTCCACAGTTTTACTGGCCTCAAGATCTTTTGGGGGCGGAGATGGCGACAGCGGAAGCGGTCGGGGCTTTTGAGAATAATGTTTTAATTGGCTTTGTTCTTTATCGTGAGCTTCCCGAGGCATTTGAGATTTCTTTGGTTGCAAGTCATCCCCAGTACCGACGTCGAGGAGCTATGGAGAAGGTGATTGAACATCTTGTCAACGCAAAGGGTCAAGAGCGCGAGCTTTGGTTGGAGGTGCATGAGGAGAACGTTCCGGCGCAAAAACTCTATGAAAAACTAGGGTTTAAGGAAGTTCGTCGGCGGCCCCGTTACTACAAGGACGGAGCGACGGCCATTTTGTACTCACACTCATAA
- the rimP gene encoding ribosome maturation factor RimP: protein MSETPSWMEKVEAIANEVAAQEGVLIYDIEFVGLGKGRTLRIYIDKEDGNVSIDDCSNVSKGLNEFLDANEDLIPGGAYNLEVSTPGLDRVLRKPWHFQKAVGKKIYIKTSKALESAGVTDKKWKAAKTVEEVLESADEGGIRFVVKDVEIKIPYNMIDKAKVVFEMTKGQKK from the coding sequence ATGTCAGAGACCCCATCTTGGATGGAAAAAGTAGAAGCTATAGCCAATGAGGTTGCCGCTCAAGAAGGCGTCCTTATTTACGACATTGAGTTCGTAGGCTTGGGCAAAGGAAGAACACTTCGTATCTACATCGACAAAGAAGACGGCAACGTCAGCATTGATGATTGCTCGAATGTCTCTAAAGGTCTTAATGAATTTCTTGATGCCAATGAAGACCTGATCCCTGGCGGCGCTTACAATCTTGAAGTTTCAACTCCGGGTTTAGATCGTGTCTTGCGCAAGCCTTGGCACTTCCAAAAAGCCGTGGGGAAAAAGATTTATATCAAAACCTCCAAAGCTTTGGAGAGTGCTGGTGTGACGGATAAAAAATGGAAGGCAGCTAAAACAGTCGAAGAAGTTTTGGAATCGGCTGATGAAGGCGGCATCCGATTTGTCGTGAAAGATGTGGAGATCAAAATCCCTTACAACATGATCGACAAAGCTAAAGTAGTTTTTGAAATGACCAAAGGTCAAAAAAAGTAA
- the nusA gene encoding transcription termination factor NusA: protein MAENMFSDLSKVIDQVGKDKGIDKQVVIDAITQGMLVAARKKYGTYREIEAAYNEETGEVELFEFKEVVPREKFIDEEVEIPYDEAQKLDPNVQLDDSIGIKMEASDLGRIAAQTAKQIIMQKVRDAERNIIFNEFEERKGEIASGIARRVEKGAIVVDLGRTEAYIPPREQIPGEQYKPGDRIQGYLSEVRQTTRGPQIIMSRADERYLMKLFEMEVPEIYDGVVEIMAAAREPGQRAKIAVRSKDNSVDPVGACVGMKGSRVQNIVQELRGEKIDIVPWDEDITRFACNALAPAEISRVFLDDANREMEIVVPDSQLSLAIGKRGQNVRLAAKLTTWKLDIISESSAASRTAESIFNLMLIPGMNETMAQNIFQSGFGSFQAVATATVEELMTIPGYDDPDKAEKLAKEAKALVAKYEAEGVPVPTAPTAAKDNKSNVSAKAQADLLLKQELQKLDAQEADEE, encoded by the coding sequence ATGGCTGAAAATATGTTTTCAGATCTTTCTAAAGTGATTGATCAAGTCGGAAAAGACAAAGGTATCGACAAGCAAGTTGTTATCGATGCAATCACTCAAGGTATGTTGGTAGCTGCTCGCAAGAAGTACGGCACATACCGTGAAATTGAAGCCGCTTATAACGAAGAAACCGGCGAAGTTGAACTTTTTGAGTTCAAAGAAGTCGTCCCTCGTGAAAAGTTCATCGACGAAGAAGTTGAAATCCCTTACGACGAAGCTCAAAAGTTGGATCCAAATGTTCAACTTGATGACTCTATCGGTATTAAAATGGAAGCTTCTGATTTGGGTCGTATTGCGGCTCAGACAGCAAAACAAATCATCATGCAAAAAGTGCGTGATGCTGAACGCAACATCATCTTCAATGAATTCGAAGAACGTAAAGGTGAAATCGCATCGGGTATCGCTCGTCGCGTGGAAAAAGGCGCGATTGTTGTCGACTTGGGCCGTACGGAAGCGTACATCCCACCTCGTGAACAAATCCCAGGCGAACAATACAAGCCAGGGGACCGTATTCAAGGTTACTTGTCTGAAGTTCGTCAAACAACTCGCGGACCACAAATCATCATGTCTCGCGCGGATGAGCGCTATTTGATGAAGCTTTTCGAAATGGAAGTTCCAGAGATCTATGACGGTGTTGTTGAGATCATGGCGGCGGCTCGTGAGCCGGGCCAACGCGCGAAAATCGCGGTTCGTTCTAAAGACAACTCTGTAGATCCAGTGGGTGCTTGCGTTGGTATGAAGGGTTCTCGTGTACAAAACATCGTACAAGAACTTCGTGGCGAGAAGATCGATATCGTTCCTTGGGATGAAGACATCACTCGTTTTGCGTGCAACGCTTTGGCTCCGGCTGAAATCTCTCGCGTGTTCCTTGATGATGCGAACCGTGAAATGGAAATCGTTGTTCCAGATTCTCAATTGTCATTGGCTATCGGTAAGCGTGGTCAAAACGTGCGTTTGGCAGCGAAATTGACAACTTGGAAATTGGATATCATTTCTGAATCTTCAGCGGCTTCTCGTACGGCGGAATCAATCTTCAACTTGATGTTGATCCCGGGCATGAACGAGACAATGGCGCAAAACATTTTCCAATCTGGTTTCGGTTCTTTCCAAGCAGTGGCGACAGCAACTGTGGAAGAATTGATGACGATCCCAGGTTATGACGATCCAGATAAAGCTGAAAAATTGGCGAAAGAAGCGAAAGCTCTTGTCGCGAAATATGAAGCTGAAGGCGTACCAGTGCCAACAGCTCCAACAGCAGCAAAAGATAATAAATCTAATGTTTCCGCGAAAGCACAAGCGGACCTTCTTTTGAAGCAAGAGTTGCAAAAACTTGATGCTCAAGAGGCGGATGAGGAGTAG